The sequence below is a genomic window from Sporanaerobacter acetigenes DSM 13106.
TGAAAGATTTAGAAAACATATTGGAGTAGACCCAAAGGGCATAATGAGTGCCGTGTTTGATAATATAAAAGCCGGTGCAACTGTCAGAGGTGCTAGTACTATAACACAACAATTAGCAAGAAACTTATATTTAAACAATGACAAAAAATTAGATAGAAAAATAAAAGAAGCCTATCTTGCTATGCAAATGGAAAAAGCTTTGACTAAAGATCAAATATTAGAGGCCTATTTAAATAGGATAGATTTAGGTCAAGGTGCCTTTGGGGTTCAAGAGGCAGCTCAAACATACTTTTCAAAAAATGTAGATGAACTAACCATTGCAGAAAGCGCTCTTTTGGCTGGAATAGTAAAGAGTCCTTCGAAGTATTCACCATATTTTACAGTTAGACCTGAAGATTTTAATGGTGATACACAAGAAGAAATTGGGCAAGTAGATAAATTTGGAGAAAAATTCATTGTCATAAGTAATAGCAATGCTATTAAAAGACAGCATGTAGTTTTAGGCAAAATGAAAGAACTTGGATATATTACTGATAAAGAATATAACGAAGCAATAAACGAAGATATTAAAACAATTCTAAAACCTGGACAAAAGAAAATAAATGGTATATCTTCTTATTTCACAGACTATGTAAAAGTACAAGCAATAGAAGCAATGATGGGAAAATTGGGATATACTAGAGAACAAGCTGAAAAAGAATTGTACACAGGTGGACTCAAAATCTATTCCACTATGGATGTAAACATGCAACACAAGATAGAAGATATCTATACGAATTTTACTGAAATATTATTTGGAAATCCCCAAAAATTGAAAGGTCCAGTTCTTATTGACTGGTCTTTGGACAAGAACAAAAATATAGTAGATGAAAGAAAAAAAATCATATACTATAGACAAGAAAATCTATTTGATGAAAATTTCAATCTTGTAATAGAAAAGGGAACTTTTGAAATTCGAGATGGAAATATAGCTATAAACAATAAAAAAATTACTCCATATAAAAATAATATAGATATTGGGGATTATTATGCTATTGATGATAAGAAAAATTTAGTTACTCATTCTGTAGGCAGTTTAACTTTGCCTGAAGATGGATTTAGAATGGAAGAAAACGGTGAAGTATTAATACTAAATACTTTTTTATCACAAAAAGAAGATTTTCATAGAATTGATGAAAATGGCAATCTGATTATTAATTCAAATTATTTCTATAGGAGTAAAGATGGAATTGTGCAACCACAATCCGCAACTGTAATTATGGACTATAGAACCGGAGCAATAAAAGCCTTGGTAGGTGGAAGAGATATAAAAGGAAACAAACTTTTAAATAGAGCTACTTCCTCTCAAAGGCAACCAGGTTCATCTATAAAACCAATTGCTGTATATCTTCCAGCTCTTGATAATGGATTTACTGCAGCTTCAATCATAGATGATATTCCACACTACAACGAAAATGGAGAATTATGGCCAAAAAACTGGTACAGTGGCTATAGAGGTCTTACTACTTTAAGGAATAGCGTAGAACAATCTATAAATGTAAATTCAGTAAAAGTACTAGAATCCATAGGAATAAATACTTCTTTAGAATATTTAAAGCGCCTTGGGATAATTAATGAGGAACATCCCGAAAAAGACAATTTTATATCAAGAGCTGAAAATAAAGCAAATAATGATGAAAATTTAGCTGCACTAGGCCTTGGTGGTATGACTAAAGGATTAACGCCACTAGAAATGACAGCAGCTTATGGTGCAATTGCAAATAGTGGAACTTACACAGAACCTATAACTTTTACAAAAATATTAGATAAAGATGGCAATGTCCTTATTGAAAACAACCCTAAACAAAATATGGTGGTATCACCAGAAATAGCTTATATAATGTCTGATATTTTAAGAACTACAGTAGCTAACGGAATTGCTGGAAGAGCGCAGATTCCCAAAATGCCTACAGCAGGTAAAACTGGCACTACTCAAGAAAATGCAGATGCATGGTTTGTAGGATTCACTCCATATTATGTATCTGCTGTATGGATAGGAAATGACTCACCTACGATAAAGTTAACAAAAGGAAGTGCCATGGCCGCTGAACTTTGGAAAAATATAATGATAAAAGTCCATGAAAATCTAGAGCCCCAAAATTTTGAAATGCCACCAAATATAGTAAAAGTAAGTATATGTAGTCAATCTGGAAAATTACCTTCAGAAATATGTAGCAGAGATCCTAGAGGAAATACAATTATAAGTGAAATCTTTGCCAAAGGTACTGAACCTAGAGAACATTGCAATACTCATGTAGTACTAGATATTGACACAACTACAGGAAAAATCGCAAATGAATACTGTCCTAAAGAGCTTATTCAAAGTAAAGTATTCATAAAGAGAGAACCACCATACAATCCTGCAGATCACAATGGCATTATGCCAAAAGATTATCAATACACTGCGCCATGGGAAATTTGTCCTGTACACAATCAAGAAAATGCTATAGATGAATGGATAGATGAGCAATTCAATGAAGAAAACAATGGTGAAGAAGAACCACCCATTGAAGAAAATCCAGAAAACGATGTGGAAAATCCAAACAATGGAAATGGAAACAATCAAAATGACCAAACTCCAGGAAATAACGGAAATGATAATGGAAATGGAAACTAAGGAAGATATTCTTCCTTAGTTTTTTGTTTTTGGGTTAGATACCACAGCCATTATATATCCAAAAATAATAGCTGCCGCTATTCCGCCTGCTGTAGCTTCCAATCCTCCTGTAAAAGCTCCTATAAGCCCACTTTTATCAACCCCTTTAAATACTCCCTTACACAAAGCATACCCAAATCCTGTGAGAGGTACAGACGCCCCTGCACCTGCAAAATTAATCAGTGGTTCATAAATTCCAACAGCAGTGAGAATTACTCCTGATGTGACATATATGACTAAAATATGAGCTGGAGTCAATTTTGTCGTATCCATAATGATTTGAGCTACAACACAAATAAGTCCTCCAACTATAAAAGCTCTCAAATACTCCATATTTCTACCTCCTATTATTTTTCATTGGAAATAGTAACTGCATGGGCTATCCCTGGTATAGATTCACCTTGCTGTGTCATAGTTGGTGAATGTAAAGCCCCTGTAGAAATGAGCAACACTTTATTTAAATTTCCATTCAACATTTCATTGTATATATAGCCATTGAATACAACGGCGGAACACCCGCAACCACTTCCACCAGCATGGGTATCCTGCTTTTTGCTATCAAATATTTTTATTCCACAGTCAGTATATACTTTGGAAATATCATATCCCTGCTCTTTCATAAAATCTACGACTATATCTTTTCCTACATGCCCTAAATCTCCCGTGATGATTAAATCATAGTCATCTGGTGTATGGCCTGTATCCTTAAAATGAATAGAAATAGTATCTATCGCTGCTGGTGCCATAGCTGCCCCCATATTGTTTACATCTTTTATTCCCGGATCTATAATCTTTCCAGTAGTAATATATGTAATATAAGGGCCACCACCTTCTGAAGACAAAATAGAAGCTCCAGCACCTGTAACTGTCCATTGAGCTGAAAACGGTCTTTGAGTTCCAAATTCTAAAGGATATCTATATTGTCTTTCAGCTGTACTAAAATGACTGGAAGTAGCACAAGCTACCTTGTCAGCAAAACCACCGTCTATAATCATAGCCCCTAAGCTCAAAGATTCAGACATTGTAGAACAAGCCCCATATAATCCAAAATAGGGAACACCCAATTGCCTAGCACAATAAGAAGATGTTGTGATTTGATTTAGCAAATCACCAGAAAAAAGGTATTCTATATCTTGCTCTGACAAATTGCCTTTTGAAATAGCAAGTTTGACGGCCTCTTCTTGCATTTTACTTTCACATTTTTCCCAAGATTCTTGTCCCCATTTATCATCTTCTAAAATTAAATCAAAATAATTTTTCAGTGGTCCTTCACCTTCTTTGGGACCTACTATAGTGGCTGTGCTGACAATAGAAGGAGGATTCTCAAATTTAATAGTTTGTTCTCCTATTTTTTTTAGTGCCATATTACTTACCTCCTCCCAACAAAAGATAGATAATTCCAACCATTATAGAACTTCCCACACCATAAACAAGCACTGGTCCTGCTATAGTGAACATCTTTGCTGCAACTCCAAATACATATCCTTCTCTTTTAAATTCCATTGCAGGAGATACTATGGAATTGGCAAACCCTGTTATAGGTACAGCAGCTCCAGCTCCTCCTACCTTTGATATCTTATCATAAATCCCTATACCTGTTAAAAATGAACCTAAAAAAACTAAAAGTACAGATGTTCCAGCTGCAACTTCATTTTCATCCAAGCCTCTCCCTATAAGCCAATTTTTAATTACTTGACCTAATATACATATAAGCCCACCTACTACAAAAGCCCAAAATATATTTTTAAAATAAGTAGGTCTTGGTACTTTTCTTTCTGCATATTCTTGATAATCCTTTTTATTTAATTTATCCATATTTTACTCCTTTCTATATCATTTTATAAGTATTAGCCAATGTGCAAGGGAACCTACCACTTTTCCCATGACTATTGCCAATATCAAATAAGTAACATAATCTCTTAAATCTAATTTTCTAGCTACTACAGGAACTACATTCAACACTTCTGCCAGTGCGGATGCAAATAATCCAACAAATATACCAAAAAACAATCCAAAGAACACTGACATATATTTATTTAATTTAAAAGAAATGTTTAATGAAAAAATTAAACTAAACAAAAACATTCCCAACGTAAACATTCTCTGATACAATACCACATGTTTGTCAGTATCTGAAATTTGTGCAAGTCTAGGTATAATACCAAGCAATGTAATAAAAGCTGCTGCTGCATTTCCTACAACAATGCCCCCTGATACAGAAAGAACTATAAGGAAAAACTTTTTTAGCATTTTCCTACCACCTTCTAAAGAGGATTATTTGTATCTTTAATCTTTTGTATGATAAACTCATCTACGTTTTTATTGTACAAGTCCATTTCCACTTCCAGTGGTCCTGGTTCTTTTCTTCTAGTTCTATTGCTAAAATTGGAGCTAAAAAATGCTGTCATTCCTATTCCTATTCCTATAGAATAAGGAATGAGCATTATGAGGGGATTGTGCTTTCCTTCACCAGTCACAATAAAATATAATTTTTCCATAGAACCTTTCATATTTACATCTTCATGAAAGTTTACTATCGCCAATCCTGCACCTAAAAATAATGCTATACATACAAATAACATCTTCAGTATTTTAAAAAAATTGCTTTTTTTCTTTGAAGATTTTACTTCAATAAGTATTTCTTCTTTACCCACCATATTTACTTCAACATCATCTCTCTCATTTTCAATTTTATTGATAATATCTATGGCAGAAACAAAATCCGAAATTTCTTCTTCTTTTGCTTTATATATTTTTAGATTTTCAAGATATTTTTGAACATTAGAATTCTTGCAATAGATTTCAGCTACATCTGTTAGCAATACATTACTATTGGGTTCAGCAGAATACCTAGATTCTAATTTTATGTATATTTGATCTTTATCCATGTCTTTCACTCCCTAAATTATATATGTAATTTTACTTACGAATTTTGCTTTTTTAGGAACATATTTGTTAGAATTGTTAGTTCTATAAAATATTAAACCAATTGAAAAAGATAATACTAAAACTAAAACTATAATTATTTTTTTAGTTGCAAATTTTTTCACCCTATCACTCCAATTTAAAAATTCTAATTTTAGTATTTGCACTTATTTAATTTTCATTCAAAAAAAAAGGCATGTATTCATGCCTTAACTAACATATTTCTTATATCTTCCAATATTCTTTTTTCTATTCTAGACACTTGAACTTGAGATATTCCCAGCATTTCTGCCACTTCAACTTGAGTTTTATCCCTAAAATATCTCATGACTATCACTTGTCTATCTCTAGGTTTCAACTGATTTAAGAGTTCCTTTAAAAGTATACTATCAATAACATCTATCTCGTCTTCTTTATTGCTTAACTTATCTATAAGATACAATGGAGAACCATCACTTTGATTAATAACATCGTACAGATAGTCTGGCTGATAACTTGAATCTAATGCTACAACTATTTCTTCTTTATCTACATCAACTTCATCAGCTATCTCTTGTATTGTAGGTTCCCTACCCAATTCTTTAGTTAATTTTTCCTTAGCATATTTAGCTTTAGTAGCCGTTTGCTTTAGAGATCTACTAACTTTTATCATTCCATCATCTCTCAGAAATCTTTTTATCTCACCCATAATCATGGGAACAGCATAGGTTGAAAATCTAACATCATAGCTTGAATCAAATTTGTCAATAGCTTTCAACAACCCAATGCACCCTATTTGAAATAAATCTTCAATATCATAACCCCTGTTGGCAAACCCTCTCAAAACACTTTTTACAAGGCCTAGATTGCTACAAACCAATTTTTCTTTTGCTTCCTCATCTCCCTGTTGAGCCAATTTAATCAATTTCATGGTCTCTTCGTGACTCAAAAGATTGCTTTCATAAGATTCTCTATTCTCCATATTATCTACTCCTTATTGGAAAGGCTTTGGAACTTTTTCCTCATTTTGACCACTGTTCCTTCTCCTATATGGCTAGCAACTTCTAATTTATCCATAAAAGTTTCCATGACAGTAAATCCCATACCTGATCTCTCCAATTCAGGCTTTGACGTATAAAAAGGCTCCATAGCTTTTTCTAAGTCCTCTATACCCTTCCCTTTATCATAAACTAATATCTCTATTTCTTGATTTTCTATTTTAGACTCTATAGTGACAATTCCTTCTGTATCTTCATATCCATGTATAATAGCATTAGTCACTGCCTCTGACACAGCTGTTTTTATATCAGATATTTCTTCAATGGTAGGATCTAATTGGGAGGCAAAAGCAGCCACAACCACTCTTGCAAAGGCCTCATTTGTTGATTTGCTCAAAAAATCAAGTTTCATATAATTTTTATTATTCATAGTATTCTCACCCCTCTAAACTATTATTTATAGCATTTTCTATAGAATCGTATAGCTCAATTATTTTTAGAATTCCAGACATACGTAATATTCTAATCACATTCGAACTAGAACTAACAATAGAAACTTTTCCACCATTTTCTTCACACATCTTATACCTTCCCATGATAAGTCCAATTCCTGAGCTGTCCATAAAATTTAACTCTCTTAAATCAAATACAATATTTTTCTTTCCTTCATCCAAATACCAAATGTCAATTTTCTCTCTTGCCTCTTCTGTACTATGATGATCTAATTCCCCCTTAAACTTAACTATCAAAATATCCTCAATGGTATCTAAAATAAGTCGCAAAATACCGCCTCCTGACCTTGAATTTTAAATTAACTATTCTACAAAGCTTATGAATATTCCTTCAATGAAAAATGACTAGTTTTGTAAAAAAAAGAAAAATAGAGTCAAAGGACTCTATTTTAAATGTTTACATGCAACTACAACATGACCCAATAGTATAGAAGTTGTCACACTGCCTACACCTCCAGGTACAGGAGTTATACTCTTTACTTTTGTATTTACATTGTCAAAATCTACATCACCAGAAATATTTCCACCTTTATCTAAACTAATCCCCACATCAATTATCACTGAATTTTCATTGAAATATCCTTCATCAAAATATTTAGCTCTTCCAAGAGCAGTAACTACTATGTCAGAACTTTTTGTAACTTTCTTTAAATCTTTTGTTCTTGAATGACAAATAGTCACTGTAGCATTTTTACCTAAAAGCATCATACTCAAAGGTTTCCCAACGACCATGCTCCTATTTACAACTGAAACTTTTGCGCCTTCTAGAGGTATATCATAAAACTCCATAATCTTCATTGCTGCTTTTGGAGTACATGGAGCAAATCCATCCATATCTCCTTCAAATACCTTTTCTAAATTTAGTGGATTCATACAATCAACGTCTTTTAGTGAACTAATAGTATTATTTATTTGTTCTTCATCTATATGTTTGGGAAGAGGCCTAAAGATAAGTATCCCATGAATATCCATATCCTGATTTAATTTTTCTATAATCTCTAACAAACCTTCAGTAGAAATAGATTCTTCCAATTCATATACTTTTGCTACAATTCCTACACTATCACAATTTTTCAAGATACTCTTTTCATAAGCAATATCATCAGAATTTTGACCTACTCTTAAAATCCCTAATGTAGGACTTATCCCTACATTGTTTAATTCAACTACCTCCTTTTTTATATTTTCTTTTATATTTTTAGCTACTTCTTTTCCACTTAAAATGTCAGCCATATAAAAACCTCCCAATATATATGTAATAATTTTATTATAACATAAAGAACCAAAAAAAATGTAGCAGAGAATAATTCTCGCTACATTTTATAAAGTATACATCATCCTATTTAATTTTAACAGTTTCTCGTTTTAAATCCTCTTCAAGCACAGATTTTCCTCTAAATCTAACTATGATATAAATTAAAGCTAAGCCAAGAATCAAAACCAATGCCGCAGGTGCACCAGTAATTCCTTTTATTAAATAACATATTATTGAAACAGCTGCAACTATCATGGCATAGGGCATTTGAGTACTTACATGATCTAAATGATCGGCACCAGCAGCCATAGATGACATAATAGTTGTATCTGAAATAGGTGAAATATGATCTCCCAATATTGCCCCACTTAAAACTGTGCTTATAGTGACAATCAACATATTAGGATCCGCTCCCATTTCTACATAACTTTCTGCCAATGGCAAAGCTAATGGTACAACTATAGCCATTGTTCCCCAAGCAGTACCAGTAGCAATAGAAATAAGAGAAGATATTATAAATACTATCACTGGCAACAATGCAATTGGCAAAGAACCAGACACAGCTCCTACCAAAAATTTAGCAGCTCCTACATCTTTTGTCACACTGCCAATTGACCAGGCAAGTACCAATATAATACAAGCCATAACCATGGATTTAGCTCCCTCTACCCAAGTATCAAATGCCTCCCCAACTGTGAAAATTCTTTGTGATACTCCCATGATCATAGCAACCATACTAGAAATAAGAGATCCCCATAGTAAAGCTTTAAATGAATCTCCATTTCCAAAAGCTTCCCTAAAGCTTGTAGCACCTTCTGAACCAGTATACCAAATACCTACAAATACAACTATTATCAAAGTCAATATAGGTACAACGGCATTTGAAGCTTTAAGCTTAATATCACTTCTTATTTCCATTTTCCCTATTTCGTCACTACTCATTGGATTGGAACCATCTGCAACAAGTTTTCCCGTAAGTCGAGCTCTTTTTTCCGCTTCATACATCGGTCCAAAATCCCTTTGAGTCAATATGATCATCAAAACCATAAACAAAGTGAAAATGCAATAATACATATATGGGATAGTCTTTAAAAAAACACTATAACCATTAACTTCCATTCCCATTCCCTTATATGAATCACTTATAACTCCAATCATATATCCAACCCAAGTTGATACAAGGGCAAGGCCTGTAATTGGTGCTGCAGTTGAATCTATAATATATGATAATTTTTCTTTTGATACATTGTTTTTATCGGTTAAAGGTCGCATTGTAGGTCCAACTATCAATGTATTAGCATAATCATCAAAAAATACTAATATACCTAAAACCCAAGTAAAAAGTTGAGCAGTCTTAGGGCTCTTGACTTTTTTCCCTAATCCCTCTGCAACAGCTAAAGTCCCTCCCATTTTGTTTACTACACCAATCATTCCTCCAATAGCCAACAAAAATATAATTACACTAGCAGAATCCGGATCAGCAAGTGAACCAAGAATATACTGATCTAATGATCTCAAAAAACCAAATCCTGGATTCCATCCATTTAGCATTGTAGCTCCAAGAAACACTCCTAAAAATAAAGATAATAACACCTGTTTAGTAACGAAAGCTAATACAATTGCAACAAGTGGTGGTAAAATTGATAACCAGCCAAAGTCAATTTCTTCATCATTTTCTGCAAATACTGGAATTGTTAATATCAAAGTCAAGATTAATAGTACAGCTATAAACACTTTCCTGTTCATTAATAATCCTCCTTTGTTTGTTTTTTAACAATGCCTGCTATACTAACCCCCTTTCCTAAAATATTAGAACCTCTTCCTTTAAATAATTTATTTAAAAAATATTAAAAGAAGCCAAGAGCAATAACTGTTGACAATATTCCTACTAGAGTTCCAGTCACTAAGTCCTTAAAAGAATGCCTCTTTAAATTTATCCTTGCCCAAAACACTATAGGTAATAATAAAAACAACCAAAGTGCTGGTACTCCTAAAAAATGATACAAAAGTGTTATCGGACCAGATACCCCACAAGCATGTCCACTAGCTTTTACTTTGACAATCTTATTGATAAAAGCTAACATACCCCCCGATGCAATATATGCACTAAAAATCTTTTCTACAATAACTGGTGCTTTCAATATAAAAACAAGAGCTGTTCCCAATATATAACTTGAAACTGCTAAAACAAAAGCAAGCTTTCTCTCTCCATCTCTTCCCTTGTCCTTAAACCCTGGTAAAATTCTTTTAAGTGGATATGCCAACAATGGCATTATGGTTAGAAAAAAAATTGAATAAAAATACCACCCACAGCTTTTAAAATCTTCCCTAAAATTAAAGTATAGCAATGTAATTGAAAATAGTGCTACAATTGGAACTACCGTCAAAATACTAATGAATTTGGCTATTTTTTCTTTCAAATAATTACCCCCTAAAAACTATTTATTAGTCACAATTCTTCTCGCCGTCACATATCTAGAGGCATAATATTTTGAATTTATATTTGCCCTTTCTACTTTTTTAGAACCAGAAGATGCATGAATCATCTGCTGATCTCCTATATAAAGGCCTACATGAGAAATTCCCTTTCCAGAAGTATTGAAAAAGACCAAATCTCCAGGTAAAAGTTCTGATTTTTTAACAGGAACACCTACTCCTACTTGATCTCTCGATGATCTTGGAAGTTTAATTCCTAAACTATTTTTATAGATTGAAAATGTGAGCCCTGAGCAATCATATCCTTTTTCCCCTATATCTCCAGATACATAGGGACTGCCAACCACAGCATGAGCACTCGATATAAGCTTATTTAAGCTAGAAGTTCTTCTTGAAAACATATTTCTTGAAGCAAATTCTCTTCCTCTATCAAGTTTTATATAATCCTTTGGTACTTGGAATTCATTCTCAAATTCATCTATGACAATAAATTTATTGTTTCTAAATTCCTTAATGGGTACTATATCACCTTTAACTAATATATAAAAGCATTTACCGCCATTATTTATAGTTTTATTGACTGTAGAAATTCCACAGCTTATGTAATCTTCTTTAAACGACTCATCTTTAAAAAATTTCATTTTTGCATAACCTTTATTGAAATTTTTCCCTGCAAATAATCCATACTCTCCAGAAGAGCTAATTAAAGTAACAATTTCTCCAGACTTTAATTCTCCTATAACTCTTCCATCTGAATTCGGTTTGTCCAACAAATTTGTTTTATCTATAGCCTTATAATTTTTATTGATTTTTTTAGTTTTTAAAATGTATTCTTTGGGTACTTCGTAAAAATTTGAATCTTTTTTTATTGTATATAAACCCTTAGATTCTTCTTCTATATCAACTACTTCTTCTTGACTAAAATTCTCTTTGATTCCATTTTTATCGGATAAACTAAAATTTTTTATAAATATTCCTGTATCAGCAAATCCTATAGATGAAAACATGACTAATATTAAAATAGTAGCTATAAAAGATCTCCTCTTTTTCCCCACCACCAACACATCCTTTTTTTATTAGTCCTCTCTAAAAAAACTTATTATATTTGATATTATATATTATATTATATAATGTATCAATATTATAATTGATTTTTATTGCAAGAATTTTATGAATTTTTTAAGCATCATAAAAAAACCCAAGAAAATTAGTCATCTTGGGTCCCAATTGGTTCTACATGAACCATGCAATGTTTTACATTCGAAACTCCACCCTCAATAGAATCATGAACTTCTTCTGCTATTTCATGACCTCTTTCCACAGTAAGAGCTCCCTCAACAGAAATCTCAATATCTACATACAGTTTGTTTCCAAACATTCTAGTCTTTAATAAATTTATATTTTCAACCCCATCTATAGATTGAGCCAATTTTTTTATCTTGTCTACAGTTTCATCATCTGCAGACTCATCTACTAATTCCTTAGTAGCTCTTATATATAAGTCAACTCCTACCTTAATTACAAACAAACTAACCGTTATACCGGCTATAGGATCTAATACCTTTAAGCCCATCCTAGCACCAAGTATTCCAGCAAAAGTTCCAATAGAAGAAAATGCGTCAGATCTATGATGCCATGCATCAGCTTCAAGGGATAAACTTTTTATCTTTTTTGCTACTTTAACTGTATACCAATACATGCCTTCCTTAGCTATAATAGAAACTAAAGCAGCTATCAAGGCTATTAGACCAGGTGTTTTAATATTTCCATATATTAATGTCTTTACTCCTTCATATCCAATAAAGAAACCTGTTAATATAAGCATGACACTTAAAATTTTTGCAAATACAGCTTCATACTTCTCGTGACCATAAGGGTGCTCTTTGTCTGCATCTTTTGACGATACCTTTAACCCCAAAATTACCACAACAGTAGTTAAGACATCTGACAAAGTATGAACACCGTCAGCAAGCATAGCACTACTTTTCCCTACAACTCCAGAAATTATTTTAAAAATAGACAAAATTACATTTACTATTATTGTGATGACTGAAGTTTTAACTCCCAATTTGAAATCATCCATAATATTACCTCCAAAATATATAATATTATATTATTATATGCATAATTTATTTCAATTGATAATATTATATACCCATTAATCTCAAAAATCTAGCATTTTACACAAATAGAACTCATTATCAATTGATAATGAGTTCTATTACCAATAAAAGGAGTAGCAGTATATTTTCTACCCTTTAGCAAATACTAATATTACTTTAAAATGAAAGGAAGATTGGTATGGAACAAAGATTTGTAGTCATAACTAATAATAATTTTTCCCAGCCTATGTCTAGAGAAAATGCTATAAAAATGGTTAAAGAATATGATAAAAAGGGAATAGATGGATATATAGTATCTGAAGATGAGGCTAAACGAATAAAAACTCCTGAAAATTTCAATGAACCAAAATGGGATTAGGAAGTGGAATGGCTATTTCACTTCCAATTCATCAACATATTTATCACAATTTTTGCAATAATATCTAATCTCCACTTCAGTTCCACAATCTTTATGGCAAACTGTTTTATTACAATTATCTAGATACCTACTTGCCCATAATATCATAGCATTAAATACATAATTAAAATCCTTTCCTTTCTCCGTCATCATATATTTATATCTAGGAGGATGTTCATTGTATAGTTCCAAATATATGATCTCATTTTCCTCAAGGATTTTTATCCTATCTGAAAGGATATTTGTAGGTATTGGTTCTAATGCTTCTTCCAGTTCTTTAAAAGTATTTTTGCCTTTAGATATTCTGTGAAGAACCAACATAGTCCATCTATCTCCTAAAATATTTAAAGTTTGAGCTAAATTACAATCAAAATCATAAGTATTCTTCAACATATCACTTCCTTTCTAATCCACCATCTATAAGCATTTTCATAAATTCTTTATC
It includes:
- a CDS encoding penicillin-binding protein 1A produces the protein MSEDNTRKQESEKKKKKKKKKNGLKIFLLILLMILVVGIGAVTGMVIAIAKDAPQIDPTNIGSLLSQTSFILDENGNTIEKVQTEEYRTIVSLEKMPPHLQNAFISIEDERFRKHIGVDPKGIMSAVFDNIKAGATVRGASTITQQLARNLYLNNDKKLDRKIKEAYLAMQMEKALTKDQILEAYLNRIDLGQGAFGVQEAAQTYFSKNVDELTIAESALLAGIVKSPSKYSPYFTVRPEDFNGDTQEEIGQVDKFGEKFIVISNSNAIKRQHVVLGKMKELGYITDKEYNEAINEDIKTILKPGQKKINGISSYFTDYVKVQAIEAMMGKLGYTREQAEKELYTGGLKIYSTMDVNMQHKIEDIYTNFTEILFGNPQKLKGPVLIDWSLDKNKNIVDERKKIIYYRQENLFDENFNLVIEKGTFEIRDGNIAINNKKITPYKNNIDIGDYYAIDDKKNLVTHSVGSLTLPEDGFRMEENGEVLILNTFLSQKEDFHRIDENGNLIINSNYFYRSKDGIVQPQSATVIMDYRTGAIKALVGGRDIKGNKLLNRATSSQRQPGSSIKPIAVYLPALDNGFTAASIIDDIPHYNENGELWPKNWYSGYRGLTTLRNSVEQSINVNSVKVLESIGINTSLEYLKRLGIINEEHPEKDNFISRAENKANNDENLAALGLGGMTKGLTPLEMTAAYGAIANSGTYTEPITFTKILDKDGNVLIENNPKQNMVVSPEIAYIMSDILRTTVANGIAGRAQIPKMPTAGKTGTTQENADAWFVGFTPYYVSAVWIGNDSPTIKLTKGSAMAAELWKNIMIKVHENLEPQNFEMPPNIVKVSICSQSGKLPSEICSRDPRGNTIISEIFAKGTEPREHCNTHVVLDIDTTTGKIANEYCPKELIQSKVFIKREPPYNPADHNGIMPKDYQYTAPWEICPVHNQENAIDEWIDEQFNEENNGEEEPPIEENPENDVENPNNGNGNNQNDQTPGNNGNDNGNGN
- the spoVAE gene encoding stage V sporulation protein AE, coding for MEYLRAFIVGGLICVVAQIIMDTTKLTPAHILVIYVTSGVILTAVGIYEPLINFAGAGASVPLTGFGYALCKGVFKGVDKSGLIGAFTGGLEATAGGIAAAIIFGYIMAVVSNPKTKN
- the spoVAC gene encoding stage V sporulation protein AC, with the translated sequence MDKLNKKDYQEYAERKVPRPTYFKNIFWAFVVGGLICILGQVIKNWLIGRGLDENEVAAGTSVLLVFLGSFLTGIGIYDKISKVGGAGAAVPITGFANSIVSPAMEFKREGYVFGVAAKMFTIAGPVLVYGVGSSIMVGIIYLLLGGGK
- a CDS encoding stage V sporulation protein AB; this translates as MLKKFFLIVLSVSGGIVVGNAAAAFITLLGIIPRLAQISDTDKHVVLYQRMFTLGMFLFSLIFSLNISFKLNKYMSVFFGLFFGIFVGLFASALAEVLNVVPVVARKLDLRDYVTYLILAIVMGKVVGSLAHWLILIK
- a CDS encoding stage V sporulation protein AA, giving the protein MDKDQIYIKLESRYSAEPNSNVLLTDVAEIYCKNSNVQKYLENLKIYKAKEEEISDFVSAIDIINKIENERDDVEVNMVGKEEILIEVKSSKKKSNFFKILKMLFVCIALFLGAGLAIVNFHEDVNMKGSMEKLYFIVTGEGKHNPLIMLIPYSIGIGIGMTAFFSSNFSNRTRRKEPGPLEVEMDLYNKNVDEFIIQKIKDTNNPL
- the spoVAD gene encoding stage V sporulation protein AD, which translates into the protein MALKKIGEQTIKFENPPSIVSTATIVGPKEGEGPLKNYFDLILEDDKWGQESWEKCESKMQEEAVKLAISKGNLSEQDIEYLFSGDLLNQITTSSYCARQLGVPYFGLYGACSTMSESLSLGAMIIDGGFADKVACATSSHFSTAERQYRYPLEFGTQRPFSAQWTVTGAGASILSSEGGGPYITYITTGKIIDPGIKDVNNMGAAMAPAAIDTISIHFKDTGHTPDDYDLIITGDLGHVGKDIVVDFMKEQGYDISKVYTDCGIKIFDSKKQDTHAGGSGCGCSAVVFNGYIYNEMLNGNLNKVLLISTGALHSPTMTQQGESIPGIAHAVTISNEK